In one Anoxybacillus amylolyticus genomic region, the following are encoded:
- the menB gene encoding 1,4-dihydroxy-2-naphthoyl-CoA synthase: MAIEWIAERQYEDILYETYNGIAKITINRPEVHNAFRPKTVQELIDAFSYARDDSNIGVIILTGAGGKAFCSGGDQKVRGHGGYVGDDEIPRLNVLDLQRLIRVIPKPVIAMVAGYAIGGGHVLHVVCDLTIAADNAIFGQTGPKVGSFDGGYGAGYLARIVGHKKAREIWYLCRQYNAQEALEMGLVNKVVPLEQLEEETVKWAEEILEKSPTAIRFLKAAFNADSDGLAGIQQLAGDATLLFYTTEEAKEGRDAFKEKRKPDFKQFPRFP; encoded by the coding sequence ATGGCGATTGAATGGATTGCCGAGCGTCAGTACGAAGATATTTTGTACGAAACGTATAACGGAATTGCAAAAATTACAATCAACCGTCCGGAAGTACATAATGCGTTTCGTCCAAAAACGGTTCAAGAATTAATCGATGCTTTTTCATATGCGCGTGACGATTCCAACATCGGGGTTATCATTTTAACAGGTGCGGGTGGTAAAGCGTTCTGCTCTGGCGGAGACCAAAAGGTACGGGGACATGGGGGATATGTCGGAGACGATGAAATTCCACGGCTCAACGTATTAGATTTACAGAGGTTAATTCGTGTCATTCCAAAACCGGTCATTGCGATGGTTGCAGGGTATGCGATTGGTGGCGGACACGTTTTGCATGTCGTGTGTGACTTAACAATCGCAGCAGACAATGCTATTTTTGGACAAACCGGTCCAAAAGTCGGCAGCTTTGATGGCGGCTATGGCGCTGGGTATTTAGCACGTATCGTCGGCCATAAAAAAGCGCGGGAAATTTGGTATTTATGCCGCCAATACAATGCGCAAGAAGCGTTAGAAATGGGACTTGTCAACAAAGTCGTTCCATTAGAGCAATTAGAAGAAGAAACGGTCAAATGGGCAGAAGAAATTTTAGAAAAAAGCCCGACGGCGATTCGCTTCTTAAAAGCAGCGTTCAATGCTGACTCGGATGGTCTTGCTGGCATTCAGCAACTTGCAGGTGATGCCACGTTGTTGTTCTACACAACAGAAGAGGCAAAAGAAGGTCGCGATGCATTTAAAGAAAAGCGGAAACCTGACTTCAAACAATTCCCACGTTTTCCGTAA
- a CDS encoding beta-propeller fold lactonase family protein codes for MRKWIGLFLLFVLIGCQANPVFETETRIVRKDAVHSDNIAINRKGDTLYTANIDVNTVTIIDAKTRKKKGEIPVGKEPRQLTLSPDEQFLYVSCMHDDRVDIISLKAKKVVDHIKTGIEPFGLVTSQDGKTLYVANYRSSTVSVVDLESRKVRKEIRVGDRPRTVAITADGKKLYVPHYLDAKISVIDTGKNRVIKEIALAPSPDQADRKKSQGVPNTLEQFVIAPDGKKAYIPHLLTNIDTPIQFEETVFPAISVIDLEKDEELLGERKELFAAINVKDVKNETIIVSNPYDVTFQPDGSKMYAVMSGSEDLVVFDLARGGNATQILRRIEGNNPRGVVISPDGKMLFVHNAMSHDLAVIKTGGKSPYTKAKAAKGTIRLIANDSLSPLVREGKTIFYSANSDEFATAITGNNWMSCASCHSDGEINGLTLLTPKGPRNVPSNVLTTKTGLFMWDGSRDEFSDYIHTVQNEMGGMTTIDPSKPLPKDVEHMYDALFAYLDAPDSFPVPKSPYRNKDGSLTTKAEEGEALFNGKGNCLSCHGGQYFTDSAKAVDGRGKLTTTNTAYLHDVGTNNPKDRASNGDARAHFMNPRTPKQWDTPTLRGVWSTAPYLHDGSAKTIEEAIESHKTKEIPTLTQGEIAAIAEYVRSLE; via the coding sequence ATGAGAAAGTGGATTGGCTTATTTTTGTTGTTTGTGCTCATCGGGTGCCAAGCGAATCCGGTGTTTGAAACCGAAACGCGAATCGTTCGGAAGGATGCTGTCCATAGCGACAATATTGCTATCAATCGAAAAGGGGATACGCTATATACAGCAAACATCGATGTAAATACTGTCACCATCATCGATGCGAAAACGAGAAAGAAAAAAGGAGAGATTCCTGTCGGAAAAGAGCCGCGGCAGTTAACGTTAAGCCCAGATGAGCAGTTTTTGTACGTGTCGTGTATGCACGATGACCGCGTGGATATTATTTCTTTAAAAGCGAAAAAAGTAGTCGATCATATAAAAACAGGCATTGAACCGTTTGGTTTAGTCACAAGTCAGGACGGAAAAACGCTATATGTAGCGAATTACCGTTCTAGTACGGTATCGGTCGTTGACTTAGAGAGCAGAAAGGTGAGAAAAGAAATACGTGTAGGCGATCGACCGCGTACGGTTGCCATTACGGCAGATGGGAAAAAATTGTATGTCCCACATTATTTAGACGCCAAAATTAGTGTCATTGACACAGGAAAAAATCGTGTTATCAAAGAGATTGCCCTTGCACCGTCTCCTGATCAAGCCGATCGGAAAAAAAGCCAAGGCGTTCCGAATACGCTCGAGCAGTTTGTCATTGCACCAGATGGAAAAAAAGCGTATATTCCACATTTGTTGACGAACATTGATACTCCCATTCAGTTTGAAGAAACAGTGTTTCCAGCTATTTCGGTCATTGATTTAGAAAAAGATGAGGAACTGCTTGGGGAGCGGAAAGAACTGTTTGCAGCGATTAATGTGAAAGATGTGAAAAACGAAACGATCATTGTGTCGAATCCATATGATGTTACGTTTCAGCCGGATGGAAGCAAAATGTATGCTGTGATGTCTGGAAGTGAAGATTTAGTTGTGTTCGATTTAGCGCGTGGTGGCAATGCAACACAAATTTTGCGGCGCATCGAAGGGAATAATCCACGTGGGGTTGTTATTTCACCGGACGGAAAAATGTTGTTCGTTCACAATGCGATGAGCCATGATTTAGCTGTGATTAAAACGGGGGGAAAAAGTCCATATACAAAAGCTAAGGCAGCAAAAGGAACGATTCGGCTCATTGCGAACGATTCATTATCTCCGCTTGTTCGGGAGGGGAAAACGATTTTTTACAGTGCCAACAGCGATGAGTTTGCAACAGCAATTACAGGGAACAATTGGATGAGTTGCGCTTCTTGCCATAGCGATGGGGAGATCAACGGATTAACATTGCTTACCCCAAAAGGACCGCGCAACGTTCCAAGCAATGTACTGACGACGAAAACAGGCTTGTTTATGTGGGACGGTTCACGTGACGAGTTTAGCGACTATATTCATACGGTGCAAAATGAAATGGGCGGCATGACAACTATTGATCCAAGCAAACCGCTGCCAAAAGACGTCGAGCATATGTATGATGCGTTATTTGCGTATTTAGATGCGCCCGATTCTTTCCCAGTTCCGAAAAGTCCGTATCGAAATAAAGATGGTAGTTTAACAACAAAAGCGGAAGAAGGGGAAGCGCTGTTTAACGGAAAAGGCAATTGCTTGAGTTGTCATGGCGGCCAATATTTTACTGACAGTGCGAAAGCGGTAGATGGGCGAGGAAAATTGACGACCACCAATACAGCGTATTTGCATGACGTCGGGACGAATAATCCAAAAGATCGGGCATCAAACGGAGATGCACGAGCACATTTTATGAATCCGCGCACACCGAAGCAGTGGGATACTCCTACGTTGCGAGGGGTATGGTCGACTGCGCCTTACTTACATGACGGAAGTGCAAAAACGATTGAGGAAGCGATTGAAAGCCATAAAACAAAAGAAATTCCAACACTTACGCAAGGAGAAATTGCCGCGATTGCCGAATATGTTCGGTCGTTAGAATAA
- a CDS encoding DUF1540 domain-containing protein, with translation MAKDVLCEVKNCSYWSSGNRCSAEAIYVVSNAGTMASSASETDCKTFTPNHQM, from the coding sequence ATGGCTAAAGACGTGCTTTGTGAAGTAAAAAACTGTAGTTATTGGTCAAGCGGCAACCGCTGCAGCGCAGAAGCAATTTATGTCGTCAGCAACGCTGGCACGATGGCTTCAAGCGCATCAGAAACCGACTGTAAAACGTTTACCCCAAACCATCAAATGTAA
- a CDS encoding o-succinylbenzoate--CoA ligase: MDKTPNWLMQRAFLTPSRIAISDGKVHQTFAELHEAVRKKAEKLANLGVQKGEIVALLMRNSIEMVEWIHALHYLGAVVLLQNVRLTVRELDWQLQDSQARWWIVDDEWAQYGDATSVSTVTASELAKFPQKEISLQQEYVLDDIATIMYTSGTTGKPKGVLQTYGNHWWSAVGSVLNLGLREDDCWLAAVPFFHVSGLSILMRSVIYGMSVYLLNTFNAKQANDIMMSGNVTMMSVVSAMLQQMVDELGDRVYPSTFRCMLLGGGPAPKSLLEACRAKRIPVYQTYGMTETASQIVTLAPEYSLSKLGSAGKPLFPAQLRIEIEGREARAYEAGEIVVKGPNVTKGYLHRAEATKQAIRDGWLYTGDIGYVDDEGFLYVLDRRSDLIISGGENVYPAEIEAVLLAHEAVEEAGVTGIEDSRWGQVPCAFVKIKEGSHVTEEQLLAFCKQQLANYKLPKRIYIVDQLPRTASQKLVRRELLRLLPKT, encoded by the coding sequence GTGGATAAAACACCTAATTGGCTCATGCAACGCGCTTTTTTAACGCCATCGCGCATCGCTATTTCCGATGGAAAGGTTCATCAAACGTTCGCAGAACTTCATGAGGCAGTGAGAAAAAAAGCAGAAAAATTGGCCAATCTCGGCGTTCAAAAAGGCGAGATCGTTGCATTGTTGATGCGCAATAGCATCGAGATGGTCGAATGGATTCATGCGCTTCACTATCTTGGTGCGGTCGTGTTGTTGCAAAACGTGCGATTGACTGTCCGTGAATTAGATTGGCAGCTGCAAGATAGTCAAGCGAGATGGTGGATTGTGGATGACGAGTGGGCACAATATGGTGATGCTACTTCTGTTTCGACGGTAACAGCGAGTGAATTAGCAAAATTTCCACAAAAAGAAATATCGCTGCAACAAGAGTATGTACTTGATGATATAGCAACAATTATGTATACATCTGGAACGACGGGGAAGCCGAAAGGAGTATTGCAAACATATGGCAACCATTGGTGGAGCGCAGTCGGATCGGTGTTGAATCTAGGGCTTCGTGAAGACGACTGTTGGTTAGCAGCAGTCCCCTTTTTCCATGTGAGCGGTTTGTCGATTTTAATGCGAAGCGTCATTTATGGAATGAGCGTTTATTTGTTGAACACGTTTAACGCGAAACAAGCAAACGACATCATGATGAGTGGAAATGTAACGATGATGTCCGTTGTTAGTGCGATGCTGCAGCAAATGGTCGATGAGTTAGGCGACCGAGTGTATCCGAGCACGTTTCGCTGCATGTTGCTTGGAGGCGGGCCAGCTCCCAAATCCCTTCTAGAGGCGTGCCGAGCGAAACGTATTCCAGTGTACCAAACGTACGGAATGACCGAAACGGCTTCGCAAATTGTGACGTTGGCGCCCGAATATAGTTTATCGAAGCTTGGATCAGCTGGGAAACCGTTGTTTCCTGCGCAGCTTCGGATTGAAATTGAGGGAAGAGAGGCACGTGCGTATGAAGCGGGGGAAATTGTTGTCAAAGGCCCGAATGTCACGAAAGGGTATTTGCACCGAGCAGAAGCAACAAAACAAGCCATTCGTGACGGTTGGTTGTATACAGGTGACATTGGTTATGTAGACGACGAGGGATTTTTGTATGTGCTAGACCGCCGCTCTGATTTAATTATTTCTGGAGGGGAAAATGTTTATCCTGCGGAAATTGAGGCAGTGCTTCTGGCCCATGAAGCAGTGGAAGAGGCAGGAGTGACAGGCATAGAAGATAGCCGTTGGGGACAAGTGCCGTGTGCGTTTGTCAAAATAAAAGAAGGGAGTCATGTGACAGAAGAGCAGTTGCTTGCCTTTTGCAAACAACAGCTTGCTAACTATAAGCTGCCGAAGCGAATTTATATCGTCGATCAACTCCCGCGAACCGCTTCGCAAAAATTAGTACGCCGTGAACTCCTTCGGCTTTTGCCAAAAACATAG
- a CDS encoding DUF2325 domain-containing protein — protein MSSLLVVGADHLGNITDKLVNSGFKEIIHLDGRKVNMVKRGIPEHIDLVLVMTDYVNHNLAKVIKQKAKSQEKPIYFVKRSWSSIHPVLQKIGKKQAN, from the coding sequence ATGTCATCGTTATTAGTCGTAGGTGCGGACCATTTAGGAAATATTACTGATAAGTTGGTGAATTCTGGGTTTAAGGAAATTATTCATCTTGACGGGCGAAAAGTGAATATGGTGAAGCGCGGCATCCCAGAACATATCGACCTCGTACTCGTCATGACTGATTATGTAAATCATAATTTAGCGAAAGTGATTAAGCAAAAAGCGAAAAGCCAGGAAAAGCCGATTTACTTTGTGAAGCGCTCATGGAGCTCCATTCATCCTGTGTTACAAAAAATAGGAAAAAAACAAGCAAACTAA